The following are encoded in a window of Doryrhamphus excisus isolate RoL2022-K1 chromosome 16, RoL_Dexc_1.0, whole genome shotgun sequence genomic DNA:
- the slc35c2 gene encoding solute carrier family 35 member C2 isoform X1, with protein sequence MAFPVQFLCRTLRTLGLVLLYYVFSIGITFYNKWLMKAFHYPLFMTLVHLAINFCLSALTRRAIQCWTGKTGVLLSWTDYLRRVAPTALTTALDIGLSNWSFLFITISLYTMTKSSAVLFILFFSLLFKLEEPNPFLVLVVLLIASGLFMFTFQSTQFNLEGFVMVLLASFIGGIRWTLTQVLMQKAELGLQNPVDAMYHLQPLMFLGLFPLFLYNEGLILTTSDKLFRVTELWPVLYSLLLLSMGGILAFGLGFSEFLLVSRTSSLTLSISGIFKEVCTLLLAAWLMGDKMSALNWLGFAVCVCGIALHVVLKTYYSKNKLPSLRQLNSRSPELQLPLLRHNEDHSDEEEEEEEEDI encoded by the exons ATGGCGTTCCCGGTCCAGTTCCTGTGCAGGACCCTCCGGACTTTGGGACTGGTTCTCCTCTACTACGTCTTCTCCATCGGCATCACCTTCTATAACAAATGGCTGATGAAG GCCTTCCACTATCCTCTCTTCATGACGCTGGTCCACCTTGCCATCAACTTCTGCCTATCGGCGCTGACCCGGCGGGCCATCCAGTGTTGGACGGGGAAGACTGGCGTTCTCCTCAGCTGGACAGATTACCTGCGCAGAGTGGCTCCCACAG CCCTGACCACGGCACTGGACATTGGACTCTCCAACTGGAGCTTCCTGTTCATTACCATTAGCTT GTACACCATGACCAAGTCCTCAGCGGTGCTCTTtattctctttttctctcttctcTTCAAGCTGGAAGAGCCG AACCCTTTCTTGGTCCTGGTGGTCCTGCTGATCGCCAGCGGCCTGTTCATGTTCACCTTCCAGTCCACCCAGTTCAACCTGGAGGGCTTCGTCATGGTGCTGCTGGCATCCTTCATCGGGGGGATCCGATGGACCCTCACTCAGGTGCTCATGCAGAAAGCCGAGCTGG GCCTCCAGAACCCAGTGGACGCCATGTACCACCTCCAGCCCCTCATGTTCCTCGGCCTCTTTCCTCTCTTCCTGTATAATGAAG GATTGATCCTGACCACCTCAGACAAGTTGTTCCGTGTGACGGAGTTGTGGCCTGTGTTGTattcgctgctgttgttgagcATGGGAGGAATCCTGGCCTTTGGTTTGGGCTTTTCAGAGTTTCTGCTGGTTTCAAGAACCTCCAGCCTCACCTTGTCCATATCAGGCATCTTTAAG GAGGTGTGCACGCTGCTGCTGGCAGCATGGCTGATGGGAGACAAGATGAGCGCCCTCAACTGGCTGGGTTTtgcagtgtgcgtgtgtggcaTTGCACTACACGTGGTTCTCAAGACCTATTATTCCAAAA ATAAACTCCCCTCCTTACGGCAGCTGAATAGTCGGAGCCCTGAGCTCCAGCTGCCTTTGCTGAGGCACAATGAAGACCATtctgatgaggaggaggaggaggaggaggaagatatataa
- the slc35c2 gene encoding solute carrier family 35 member C2 isoform X2 gives MKAFHYPLFMTLVHLAINFCLSALTRRAIQCWTGKTGVLLSWTDYLRRVAPTALTTALDIGLSNWSFLFITISLYTMTKSSAVLFILFFSLLFKLEEPNPFLVLVVLLIASGLFMFTFQSTQFNLEGFVMVLLASFIGGIRWTLTQVLMQKAELGLQNPVDAMYHLQPLMFLGLFPLFLYNEGLILTTSDKLFRVTELWPVLYSLLLLSMGGILAFGLGFSEFLLVSRTSSLTLSISGIFKEVCTLLLAAWLMGDKMSALNWLGFAVCVCGIALHVVLKTYYSKNKLPSLRQLNSRSPELQLPLLRHNEDHSDEEEEEEEEDI, from the exons ATGAAG GCCTTCCACTATCCTCTCTTCATGACGCTGGTCCACCTTGCCATCAACTTCTGCCTATCGGCGCTGACCCGGCGGGCCATCCAGTGTTGGACGGGGAAGACTGGCGTTCTCCTCAGCTGGACAGATTACCTGCGCAGAGTGGCTCCCACAG CCCTGACCACGGCACTGGACATTGGACTCTCCAACTGGAGCTTCCTGTTCATTACCATTAGCTT GTACACCATGACCAAGTCCTCAGCGGTGCTCTTtattctctttttctctcttctcTTCAAGCTGGAAGAGCCG AACCCTTTCTTGGTCCTGGTGGTCCTGCTGATCGCCAGCGGCCTGTTCATGTTCACCTTCCAGTCCACCCAGTTCAACCTGGAGGGCTTCGTCATGGTGCTGCTGGCATCCTTCATCGGGGGGATCCGATGGACCCTCACTCAGGTGCTCATGCAGAAAGCCGAGCTGG GCCTCCAGAACCCAGTGGACGCCATGTACCACCTCCAGCCCCTCATGTTCCTCGGCCTCTTTCCTCTCTTCCTGTATAATGAAG GATTGATCCTGACCACCTCAGACAAGTTGTTCCGTGTGACGGAGTTGTGGCCTGTGTTGTattcgctgctgttgttgagcATGGGAGGAATCCTGGCCTTTGGTTTGGGCTTTTCAGAGTTTCTGCTGGTTTCAAGAACCTCCAGCCTCACCTTGTCCATATCAGGCATCTTTAAG GAGGTGTGCACGCTGCTGCTGGCAGCATGGCTGATGGGAGACAAGATGAGCGCCCTCAACTGGCTGGGTTTtgcagtgtgcgtgtgtggcaTTGCACTACACGTGGTTCTCAAGACCTATTATTCCAAAA ATAAACTCCCCTCCTTACGGCAGCTGAATAGTCGGAGCCCTGAGCTCCAGCTGCCTTTGCTGAGGCACAATGAAGACCATtctgatgaggaggaggaggaggaggaggaagatatataa
- the taf13 gene encoding transcription initiation factor TFIID subunit 13 has protein sequence MADEEDETAFDEELDEGCGGVDVCHGRRKRLFSKELRCMMYGFGDDQNPYTESVDILEDLVIEFITEMTHKAMSIGRQGRVQVEDIVFLIRKDPRKFARVKDLLTMNEELKRARKAFDEANYGS, from the coding sequence ATGGCGGACGAGGAGGACGAGACCGCCTTCGACGAGGAGCTGGACGAAGGTTGCGGAGGAGTGGACGTGTGCCACGGCCGCAGGAAGAGGCTCTTCTCCAAGGAGCTCCGCTGCATGATGTACGGCTTCGGGGACGACCAGAACCCGTACACCGAGTCAGTGGACATCCTAGAGGACCTTGTCATCGAGTTCATCACGGAAATGACCCACAAAGCCATGTCCATCGGACGCCAGGGCCGCGTCCAGGTGGAGGACATTGTCTTCCTCATACGGAAAGACCCCAGGAAGTTCGCCAGGGTCAAAGATCTGCTCACCATGAATGAGGAGCTCAAGAGGGCGCGGAAGGCTTTCGACGAAGCAAATTATGGCTCATAA
- the tnnc2.2 gene encoding troponin C, skeletal muscle, whose amino-acid sequence MTDAQQEARSYLSEEMLAEFKAAFDMFDTDGGGDISTKELGTVMRMLGQNPTREELDEIIEEVDEDGSGTIDFEEFLVMMVRLLKEDQAGKSEEELAECFRVFDKNGDGYIDREEFALIIRSTGEPITEDEIDELMKDGDKNADGMLDFDEFLKMMENVQ is encoded by the exons ATG ACCGACGCACAACAAGAGGCCCGCTCCTACCTGAGCGAGGAAATGCTGGCTG AGTTCAAAGCCGCCTTCGACATGTTTGACACGGACGGAGGCGGTGACATCAGCACCAAGGAGTTGGGCACAGTGATGAGGATGCTGGGTCAGAACCCGACCAGAGAGGAGCTGGATGAGATCATCGAGGAGGTGGATGAGGACG GCAGCGGTACCATCGACTTTGAGGAGTTCTTGGTGATGATGGTGAGGCTGCTCAAGGAGGACCAGGCCGGCAAGAGCGAGGAAGAGTTGGCCGAGTGCTTCCGCGTCTTCGACAA GAACGGCGACGGCTACATCGACAGAGAAGAGTTTGCGCTGATCATCCGTAGCACCGGCGAGCCGATCACCGAGGATGAGATCGATGAGCTGATGAAGGACGGAGACAAGAACGCTGACGGCATGCTGGACTTTGACG AATTCCTGAAGATGATGGAGAATGTGCAGTAA
- the LOC131104311 gene encoding troponin C, skeletal muscle, translating to MPTDAQSDARSFLTEEMIAEFKAAFDMFDTDGGGDISTKELGTVMRMLGQNPSREELDAIIEEVDEDGSGTIDFEEFLVMMVQQLKEDQAGKSEEELSECFRIFDKNADGFIDREEFGDILHMTGEPVTEEDIDEMFGESDSNKDGKIDFDEFLKMMENVQ from the exons ATG CCCACAGACGCTCAAAGCGATGCTCGCTCCTTCCTCACGGAGGAGATGATTGCAG agttcAAAGCCGCCTTCGACATGTTCGACACGGACGGCGGCGGTGACATCAGCACCAAGGAGTTGGGCACCGTGATGAGGATGCTGGGTCAGAACCCATCCAGGGAGGAGCTGGATGCCATCATAGAGGAAGTGGATGAAGACG GTAGCGGCACCATCGACTTTGAGGAGTTCTTGGTCATGATGGTCCAACAGCTCAAAGAGGACCAGGCTGGCAAGAGTGAAGAGGAGTTGTCCGAATGCTTCCGGATTTTTGACAA GAACGCAGACGGCTTCATCGACCGAGAGGAGTTTGGAGACATTCTGCACATGACCGGAGAACCGGTGACAGAGGAAGATATTGATGAGATGTTTGGAGAATCCGACTCAAACAAAGACGGAAAGATTGATTTTGATG AGTTCCTGAAGATGATGGAGAACGTCCAATAA
- the si:rp71-17i16.5 gene encoding phosphatidylinositol 4,5-bisphosphate 3-kinase catalytic subunit gamma isoform, which yields MDASATSLTWTPKCSQNKLRLICLFVSDEHPCADRVSVILPAQSTLQQLRMHISMQVQDCHQDPFAILDPEKYTLLYAKTEDWYEAYDDCQIIRTLNLPWCYDDAGLPTAHMVLKEMVAGYSEWKRKQHHLLPFLIGCNLEEEVSGRLGELAYTRRKLASWTNQELKRRDDTSYTTEPWIANTPVPDDLKSLLNRKLPVTLHYMNQISFSIQVDFSATPNILLKFFQRVMAEQKQDISDTLVLKVSGREEFVSGDYPLKDFQWVRQCLKDNHDLHLSVVPVSQLLKETVQLEDLPLVDAFMGTFSSHEDLCLEGKHLEDIDMVSLWDCNRKFRVKLVGIDVPTLPSKSLQWVRVDASILYGNKVLSSVSSSPKLLTDEVLWNEWLDFDVWLQHLPRGAKLGFTISARSSDTREANSASKTSDVAKGKVKVLYFVNLLLIDHRSLLTQGSITLHMWSHPDQEDEAVTYQADKLSCATNPDRANSMAISFLLDRYSFPVVLPKCFSHTSNTSRSHSADDEQADEPETVTSFSQCVQNKACLRRFREKSVCYGPNLPKFLRTVDWMNSRVVEDVHWLVANWDPVELDVTVALELLSMDFADEAVRRLAVQRLESLSNDDVLKYLLQLVQSIKVEAYHDSVLARFLIQRALRSKRIGHFLFWYLRGEVLACPYFRQRMAVVLEAYLRGCGQAMLDGFARQVEAVNALQEVAVTMKRLYPEKTGLAPAASLKLQQLLQDSVLPEFLLPLDPRIKVGQILLDKCKVLASKKRPLWLEFSAMPSPGSAPAVGIIFKQGDDLRQDMLIIQTLMVMESIWQEQSLHLNLLPYGCISTGHNIGMIEIVRDAATIAAVQRSHGGTNGFFRDDAVFEWLRSKSSLQEIHFKTVERFVKSCAGYCVATYVLGIGDRHNDNIMITHEGNLFHIDFGHILGNRKHFLGVSRERVPFVLTPDFLYVMGRVKGGNSLYFQLFKDSCVQAYLALRSHSGLLVTLFSLMLLTGMPELSAAEDMQYLREALQEDKSETEAKKHFLLQISRCEQLDWTVQANWWIHRMANR from the exons ATGGACGCGTCTGCAACCTCACTCACATGGACTCCAAAGTGCAGTCAGAACAAGCTGAGGTTGATCTGCCTGTTCGTCTCCGACGAGCATCCCTGTGCTGACCGGGTGTCCGTCATCCTGCCTGCTCAGTCCACGCTGCAGCAGCTCAGGATGCACATCTCCATGCAG GTGCAGGACTGCCATCAAGATCCCTTTGCAATACTGGATCCAGAGAAGTACACGCTGCTGTACGCTAAGACAGAAGATTGGTACGAGGCCTACGACGACTGTCAGATCATCAGGACGCTAAACCTACCGTGGTGCTATGACGACGCTGGACTGCCAACAGCCCACATGGTGCTAAAGGAGATGGTGGCGGGGTATTCAGAGTGGAAGCGGAAACAACATCACCTGCTGCCCTTCCTGATCGGATGCAATCTGGAAGAAGAGGTATCGGGGAGACTTGGAGAGCTGGCATACACCCGAAGGAAACTGGCATCTTGGACAAATCAGGAGCTAAAGCGTCGAGATGACACGTCGTACACCACAGAGCCTTGGATTGCAAACACCCCCGTCCCGGACGACTTAAAGTCCCTGCTAAACAGGAAGCTCCCGGTCACGCTACATTACATGAACCAGATCAGCTTCAGTATACAAGTGGATTTTAGCGCAACACCTAACATCCTTCTGAAATTCTTTCAAAGGGTGATGGCAGAACAGAAGCAGGACATTTCTGACACTTTGGTGCTGAAAGTATCTGGAAGAGAGGAGTTTGTATCGGGGGACTACCCCCTGAAGGATTTCCAGTGGGTGCGACAGTGTCTGAAAGACAACCATGACCTCCACCTGTCTGTGGTCCCTGTCTCGCAGCTCCTAAAAGAGACTGTCCAGTTGGAGGACTTGCCGCTTGTGGATGCTTTCATGGGAACTTTCAGCTCCCACGAAGATCTCTGCCTGGAAGGGAAGCATTTGGAAGACATCGACATGGTATCCCTGTGGGACTGCAACAGAAAGTTCCGTGTCAAACTTGTCGGCATTGACGTTCCAACGCTGCCGAGCAAATCCCTGCAATGGGTTCGTGTGGATGCATCGATACTTTACGGCAACAAGGTTCTCTCGTCAGTGTCTTCAAGTCCCAAACTCCTCACAGATGAAGTCCTGTGGAACGAGTGGCTGGACTTTGATGTGTGGCTTCAGCATCTTCCACGTGGCGCCAAGCTGGGCTTCACCATTAGTGCCAGAAGCAGTGACACCAGAGAAGCAAACTCTGCATCCAAAACGTCTGACGTGGCCAAAGGGAAGGTGAAGGTTCTTTACTTCGTCAATCTTCTCCTGATAGATCACAG GTCGCTCCTCACACAGGGATCCATCACCCTGCACATGTGGTCCCACCCTGACCAGGAGGACGAGGCAGTCACCTACCAAGCAGACAAACTCTCCTGTGCTACCAACCCGGATCGCGCTAACTCCATGGCCATTAGCTTCCTTCTTGATCGCTACAGCTTCCCCGTGGTTCTCCCAAAGTGCTTTAGCCACACTTCCAACACCAGCAGATCCCATTCTGCCGATGATGAACAAGCCGATGAGCCTGAAACCGTCACATCTTTTTCTCAATGCGTCCAAAACAAGGCTTGCCTCCGAAGATTCAGGGAGAAGAGCGTTTGCTACGGCCCTAACCTACCCAAGTTCCTTCGCACCGTGGACTGGATGAACAGCAGAGTGGTGGAAGATGTCCACTGGTTGGTGGCTAACTGGGACCCGGTAGAACTGGATGTGACCGTGGCCCTGGAGCTGTTGAGCATGGACTTTGCTGACGAGGCGGTCAGGAGATTAGCGGTCCAGCGTCTGGAGAGCCTGTCCAATGACGACGTCCTGAAGTATTTGCTGCAGTTGGTGCAA AGCATCAAAGTGGAAGCGTACCACGATAGCGTCCTGGCTCGCTTCCTCATCCAAAGAGCCTTAAGG AGCAAGCGCATTGGCCACTTCCTCTTCTGGTACCTACGCGGAGAAGTGCTGGCATGTCCGTATTTCCGCCAGCGCATGGCCGTGGTTCTGGAGGCCTACTTGCGAGGCTGCGGTCAGGCCATGCTGGATGGCTTCGCCCGGCAGGTGGAGGCCGTGAACGCCCTGCAGGAGGTCGCCGTCACCATGAAGAGGCTCTACCCTGAAAAAACAGGCCTTGCTCCTGCAG CTTCACTCAAGCTTCAGCAGCTCCTTCAAGACAGCGTTCTTCCTGAGTTCCTGCTGCCTTTGGACCCCCGCATCAAAGTAGGACAGATTCTG CTGGACAAATGCAAGGTGCTGGCGTCCAAGAAGAGACCTCTGTGGCTGGAGTTCTCGGCCATGCCGTCACCAGGCTCTGCTCCGGCTGTCGGGATCATTTTCAAACAAGGAGATGACCTCCGACAGGACATGCTGATTATTCAG acTTTAATGGTGATGGAGTCAATATGGCAGGAGCAGTCACTGCACCTCAACCTCCTACCGTATGGCTGCATCTCCACGGGACACAACATAG GAATGATTGAGATCGTACGAGACGCGGCGACCATCGCAGCAGTGCAGAGGAGCCACGGAGGAACCAATGGATTCTTCAGAGATGATGCTGTCTTTGAGTGGCTCAGATCCAAGAGTTCACTCCAGGAAATT CACTTCAAGACTGTGGAACGCTTTGTCAAGTCTTGTGCTGGATACTGTGTGGCCACATACGTGCTCGGCATTGGCGATCGTCACAATGACAACATTATGATCACGCATGAAG GCAATTTGTTCCACATTGACTTTGGCCACATTTTGGGGAACAGGAAGCACTTCCTGGGAGTCAGCAGGGAGCGTGTTCCATTTGTCCTCACGCCTGACTTCCTGTATGTCATGGGGAGAGTGAAAGGTGGTAACAGCCTCTACTTTCAGCTCTTCAAA GACTCGTGTGTTCAGGCCTACCTGGCGCTGCGTTCACACTCGGGCCTGCTGGTGACGCTCTTCTCTCTCATGCTGCTGACCGGCATGCCGGAGCTGAGTGCCGCGGAGGACATGCAGTACCTGCGGGAGGCGCTGCAGGAGGACAAGAGCGAGACAGAGGCCAAGAAGCATTTCCTTCTGCAGATTAGCAGGTGTGAACAGCTGGACTGGACTGTGCAGGCCAACTGGTGGATCCACCGGATGGCAAATAGATGA